In the genome of Vicinamibacterales bacterium, the window AGCGCGTCCGCGTATGCGCAGGCCACGGCCACGGGGCAGAAGCCCTTCGAGCCGCAGGTAGGCCAGGCCGGCAAGGATGTGGTCTGGGTGCCGACGCCGCAGGCCGTCGTCGACAAGATGCTCGACATGGCCAAGGTCACCAAGACCGACTTCGTGATGGACCTCGGGTCCGGTGACGGCCGCACGGTGATTACCGCCGCCAAGCGCGGCGCGCGCGCCATGGGCATCGAGTACAACCCTGACATGGTGGAGCTGTCGAAGAAGAACGCTGCCGCCGCGGGCATGAGCGATCGCGCCACGTTCGTCAAGGCCGACCTGTTCGAGACCGACTTCTCGAAGGCCGACGTCATCACCATGTTCCTGCTGCCCTCGATCAACATGAAGCTGCGGCCGAAGCTGCTGGACCTGAAGCCCGGCACGCGCATCGCGTCGAACACCTTCACCATGGAAGACTGGCAGGCCGACGAGACCGCCACGGTGAGCGACGGCTGCTCGAGCAGCTGGTGCACGGCGCTCTTCTGGATCGTGCCCGCCAAGGTCGGCGGCACGTGGGGCACGCCGAGCGGCGAGCTGAAGCTGACGCAGACCTTCCAGATGATCTCGGGCACGCTCGGCAACCAGGCCATCCAGGGCCGGTTGCGCGGCGCCGAAATCACCTTCACGTCCGGCACCACCAAGTACGCCGGCACGGTGGACGGCAACACCATCAAGATCACCGCGCCGTCGGCGTTCACGGCGACCAGGAAGCCAGGGGCCTAATCTAAGGTGCCTGGGTGCGTACGGTGCCTAAAGGTGTCTAGGGGAAATACATGAAAAGACTACTCACACTCGGCTTGATCGGGCTGATCGGGTCAGCGACAATGACGGTCGCCGCCTACCAGGCGCCGGCTGCCACCGCGCCCAAGGTGCTCGACCTCGTCAAGCTGAACGACCGCCTCTACGTGATCACCAGTTCGAGCCCGACGCCGCGCGAGACGTTCAGCGGCGGCAACGTCGCGGTGTTCATCACCGATGACGGCGTCACGCTGGTGGACACCAAGCTGGCCGGCTGGGGACAGGCGCTGCTCGACAAGGTAAAGTCGGTCACCAGCAAGCCGGTCACGCGGATCATCAACACGCACACGCACGGTGACCACACCGGCAACAACGATGTGTTCGGCAAGGTCGAGGTCGTGGCGCACGAGAACACCCGGGCGAACATGGCGAAGATGGACGCCTTCAAGGGCAAGGAGGCGTTCCTGCCCGGCAAGACCTACCAGGACAAGCTGACCATCGGCTCGGGC includes:
- a CDS encoding class I SAM-dependent methyltransferase, which produces MSTHRAISSLVMLVLTFAVSASAYAQATATGQKPFEPQVGQAGKDVVWVPTPQAVVDKMLDMAKVTKTDFVMDLGSGDGRTVITAAKRGARAMGIEYNPDMVELSKKNAAAAGMSDRATFVKADLFETDFSKADVITMFLLPSINMKLRPKLLDLKPGTRIASNTFTMEDWQADETATVSDGCSSSWCTALFWIVPAKVGGTWGTPSGELKLTQTFQMISGTLGNQAIQGRLRGAEITFTSGTTKYAGTVDGNTIKITAPSAFTATRKPGA
- a CDS encoding MBL fold metallo-hydrolase; its protein translation is MKRLLTLGLIGLIGSATMTVAAYQAPAATAPKVLDLVKLNDRLYVITSSSPTPRETFSGGNVAVFITDDGVTLVDTKLAGWGQALLDKVKSVTSKPVTRIINTHTHGDHTGNNDVFGKVEVVAHENTRANMAKMDAFKGKEAFLPGKTYQDKLTIGSGKDQVDLYHFGAAHTNGDTAIVFPALRVLHMGDMFAWKDGALCDRNNGGSCVSYPKTLANVIAGIKNIDTVIPGHSPMATMKDVQGYQQFMTDLVAAAQAAMGAGKTVDEAFAAFDIAKYPGYKNERVKASMQVVFDELKK